Proteins encoded in a region of the Geobacillus genomosp. 3 genome:
- a CDS encoding FtsB family cell division protein: protein MNVPRKTNVTKLQSTYVSEQEEKKRKASRRRRVVAVRLAFWASLFMVLSSALIYTLHLQEKKIDVKTAEKQRLQEQLTKLERQEKQLKEEIEKLHDDHYIAELARKKYYLSKDGEIIFVLPEK from the coding sequence ATGAACGTGCCCCGGAAAACGAACGTGACGAAACTGCAGTCTACCTATGTATCAGAGCAGGAAGAAAAAAAGCGGAAGGCATCGAGAAGGCGGCGGGTTGTAGCCGTCCGCTTGGCCTTTTGGGCTTCGCTGTTTATGGTGCTCTCCTCCGCCCTCATCTACACGTTGCACCTGCAGGAGAAGAAGATCGATGTAAAAACGGCGGAAAAACAACGGCTACAAGAGCAGCTTACGAAGCTCGAACGGCAGGAAAAGCAACTCAAAGAAGAAATCGAAAAATTGCATGATGATCATTACATCGCTGAACTGGCGCGAAAAAAATATTATTTATCGAAAGACGGGGAAATTATTTTTGTCTTGCCAGAAAAGTGA